A section of the Bacillus pumilus genome encodes:
- a CDS encoding Stp1/IreP family PP2C-type Ser/Thr phosphatase, with product MLIRAAFLTDTGKVRQHNEDDAGIFEAKEDSLLAVVADGMGGHLAGDVASKMAVSSLKEYWEETSSIPEKPADQESWLISKISEINDQVYEHAQNNEECQGMGTTIVCALVHLQTVTIAHIGDSRCYLLREGALTQLTDDHSLVNELVKTGEISKADAEYHPRKNVLTKALGTDKRVQIDARTFEVDPGDQILLCSDGLSNKVEEENLIHILTQTTAPEEKVTELIQTANDNGGEDNITAVLLEISSQPEEGDSKC from the coding sequence ATGTTGATAAGGGCAGCCTTTCTTACCGATACAGGAAAAGTCCGTCAGCATAATGAAGATGATGCAGGTATTTTTGAAGCAAAAGAAGATTCACTTCTCGCTGTTGTAGCAGACGGCATGGGAGGGCATCTTGCTGGTGATGTCGCCAGCAAGATGGCAGTCTCTTCTTTAAAAGAATACTGGGAAGAAACATCTTCAATTCCAGAAAAGCCAGCCGATCAAGAAAGCTGGTTAATCTCAAAAATCAGTGAAATTAATGACCAAGTTTATGAACATGCGCAAAACAATGAGGAGTGCCAAGGAATGGGGACGACCATTGTATGCGCACTCGTTCATTTGCAAACGGTCACAATTGCGCATATTGGAGACAGCCGCTGCTACTTGCTAAGAGAAGGAGCGCTGACCCAATTAACGGATGATCATTCACTCGTGAACGAGCTTGTGAAAACAGGTGAAATTTCAAAAGCGGATGCAGAATATCATCCAAGAAAAAATGTGCTCACGAAAGCATTAGGAACAGATAAACGTGTTCAAATTGATGCACGCACTTTTGAGGTGGACCCAGGAGATCAAATTCTGCTTTGCTCAGATGGTCTATCGAATAAAGTAGAAGAAGAGAATTTGATTCATATTTTAACGCAAACAACCGCACCAGAGGAAAAAGTAACAGAGTTAATACAAACAGCGAATGACAACGGCGGTGAAGATAACATTACAGCAGTACTGTTAGAAATCTCCTCCCAGCCAGAGGAGGGTGACAGCAAGTGTTGA
- the rlmN gene encoding 23S rRNA (adenine(2503)-C(2))-methyltransferase RlmN, with product MTEQKVRKELKTDMPSIYSFELHEMKEWLKEQDEKPFRAAQIFEWLYEKRVTSFDAMSNLSKELREKLKAQFAITTLKTVIKQTSQDGTIKFLFELHDGYTIETVLMRHEYGNSVCVTTQVGCRIGCTFCASTLGGLKRNLEAGEIVAQVLKVQQALDETDERVSSVVIMGIGEPFDNFEEMLAFLKIINHDNGLNIGARHITVSTSGIIPKIYQFADEQMQINFAVSLHAPNTEIRSRLMPINKAYKLPKLMEAIEYYIQKTGRRVSFEYGLFGGVNDQVHHAEELADLLKGIKCHVNLIPVNYVPERDYVRTPREQIFLFEKTLKERGVNVTIRREQGHDIDAACGQLRAKERQEETR from the coding sequence ATGACAGAACAAAAAGTAAGAAAAGAACTGAAAACAGATATGCCATCGATTTATTCATTTGAGCTTCACGAAATGAAAGAATGGTTAAAAGAACAAGACGAAAAGCCTTTCCGCGCAGCTCAAATTTTTGAGTGGCTTTATGAGAAACGTGTGACATCCTTTGATGCAATGTCTAACCTCTCTAAAGAATTAAGAGAAAAATTAAAAGCTCAATTTGCGATCACAACTTTAAAAACCGTGATCAAACAAACGTCTCAAGACGGTACGATCAAGTTTTTATTTGAACTACACGATGGTTATACAATTGAAACAGTGCTTATGCGTCATGAATATGGAAACTCTGTCTGCGTGACAACACAGGTTGGTTGTAGAATCGGCTGTACATTCTGTGCATCTACACTTGGCGGTTTAAAACGAAACCTTGAAGCTGGAGAAATCGTTGCACAAGTACTAAAAGTGCAGCAGGCACTTGACGAAACAGATGAGAGAGTCAGCTCTGTTGTCATCATGGGTATTGGCGAACCGTTTGATAACTTTGAAGAAATGCTCGCCTTCCTTAAAATCATCAACCATGATAACGGCTTAAATATTGGTGCACGCCATATTACGGTTTCGACAAGTGGAATCATTCCAAAAATCTATCAATTCGCTGATGAGCAAATGCAAATCAACTTTGCTGTGTCATTGCACGCACCGAACACAGAGATCAGAAGCCGCTTAATGCCGATCAATAAGGCATATAAGCTGCCAAAATTAATGGAAGCCATCGAATACTACATTCAAAAGACGGGTAGACGTGTCAGCTTTGAATACGGCCTATTTGGCGGAGTAAATGATCAGGTTCACCATGCAGAAGAACTAGCAGACCTATTAAAAGGAATCAAGTGCCACGTGAACCTCATTCCGGTGAACTATGTACCAGAAAGAGATTATGTGAGAACACCTAGAGAGCAAATCTTCCTATTTGAAAAAACGTTGAAAGAACGCGGCGTAAACGTAACGATTAGACGAGAGCAAGGCCATGACATTGATGCTGCTTGCGGTCAGCTAAGAGCGAAGGAGCGTCAGGAAGAGACGAGGTGA
- the rsmB gene encoding 16S rRNA (cytosine(967)-C(5))-methyltransferase RsmB: MKKSNVREVALDALIKLEQNQAYSNLLLQSVMKDKDLADQDKPLLTELVYGTLQNKLALDYMLAPFVKKPQKVAPWVMQLLRMSLYQMVYLEKIPDRAAIHEAVELTKKRGHKGISSLVNGVLRSVQREGVPAFDDIKDPVKRLSIETSHPLWLVQEWVQSYGFEATESMCRIHLVPPKQTLRVNRIKTDRAALKQKLLDAGIETELGDLSEDALKLMKGSIVSTPSFQEGYVTIQDESSMLVARALDPQPGETVLDACAAPGGKSTHIAERMNDEGQIVSLDLHEHKVKLIKQAAKRLNLTQIEAKALDARKAKDDYSEASFDRILIDAPCSGFGVIRRKPDMKYTKSPEDSARLAIIQQAILKETAPLLKPGGTLVYSTCTMDPSENQQVIHAFLQEHQDFEPDLSLNERLPEQVAPFVQNGSVQILPHYFGTDGFFICSMRKKG; this comes from the coding sequence AGTAATTTACTGTTGCAGTCAGTCATGAAAGACAAAGACTTGGCAGATCAAGACAAGCCGCTCTTAACAGAGCTTGTCTACGGTACACTGCAAAACAAGCTGGCATTAGATTATATGCTGGCACCATTTGTGAAAAAACCGCAAAAGGTGGCTCCGTGGGTCATGCAGCTTTTGCGGATGTCTCTTTATCAAATGGTCTACCTTGAAAAGATTCCAGATCGTGCAGCCATCCATGAAGCAGTAGAGCTAACGAAAAAGAGAGGGCACAAGGGCATTTCTTCACTTGTGAACGGGGTTCTTCGTTCCGTGCAAAGAGAAGGCGTTCCGGCTTTTGATGACATCAAAGATCCAGTTAAGCGGCTATCGATTGAGACAAGCCACCCATTATGGCTCGTGCAGGAATGGGTTCAGTCGTACGGATTTGAAGCGACAGAAAGCATGTGCCGCATTCACTTAGTACCGCCAAAGCAAACCCTTCGTGTCAACCGAATAAAAACGGACCGCGCAGCATTGAAGCAAAAACTGCTGGATGCCGGAATCGAAACGGAGCTTGGAGACTTATCTGAAGATGCACTCAAGCTAATGAAAGGGTCCATCGTTTCAACTCCTTCTTTTCAAGAAGGCTATGTGACCATTCAAGATGAAAGCTCAATGCTTGTTGCAAGAGCACTAGACCCTCAGCCGGGAGAAACTGTACTTGATGCCTGTGCGGCTCCGGGCGGAAAATCAACACATATCGCTGAGCGTATGAACGACGAAGGACAAATTGTTTCACTTGATTTGCACGAACATAAAGTGAAACTCATCAAACAAGCAGCAAAACGTCTAAACCTTACTCAGATTGAAGCAAAAGCACTCGATGCAAGGAAAGCAAAGGACGATTACAGCGAAGCTTCCTTTGACCGGATTCTGATTGATGCACCGTGTTCTGGTTTTGGCGTCATTAGACGAAAACCAGATATGAAATATACAAAGTCTCCAGAAGACTCAGCAAGGCTTGCTATAATTCAGCAGGCAATCTTAAAAGAAACAGCTCCACTTTTAAAACCTGGCGGAACCCTTGTGTATAGTACATGTACAATGGACCCATCAGAAAATCAACAAGTGATTCATGCGTTTTTACAAGAACACCAAGACTTCGAACCCGATCTATCTCTTAATGAACGGCTGCCTGAGCAGGTTGCTCCGTTTGTTCAAAACGGAAGTGTGCAAATTCTTCCTCATTATTTCGGAACAGATGGTTTCTTTATTTGCAGCATGAGAAAGAAGGGATAA